One part of the Athene noctua chromosome Z, bAthNoc1.hap1.1, whole genome shotgun sequence genome encodes these proteins:
- the LOC141973686 gene encoding tubulin polymerization-promoting protein family member 2-like: MSGVENTFRKFAIYGDTSASGNSMTGKNFSKMCKECGVMDGKAVTSTDVDIVFNKVKTKGARTITFAEFQQAMKELCIKHFKGKSPEDALQAVYGLIEGKEPSSVGATKATKVGGVERLTDTSKYTGSHKERFDGSGKGKGLAGRQDLTDNSGYVGAYKGAGTYDQMH; encoded by the exons ATGTCAGGGGTAGAAAACACTTTCCGTAAATTTGCAATATATGGTGACACATCTGCCAGTGGCAACAGCATGACAGGGAAAAACTTCTCCAAGATGTGCAAAGAGTGTGGAGTGATGGATGGCAAAGCCGTGACCAGCACTGACGTTGACATCGTATTCAACAAAGTCAA AACCAAAGGTGCCCGCACCATCACCTTTGCTGAGTTCCAACAGGCCATGAAGGAGCTCTGCATCAAGCACTTCAAGGGCAAATCACCAGAGGATGCATTGCAGGCTGTGTATGGCCTCATCGAGGGGAAGGAGCCCAGCAGCGTGGGAGCCACG AAAGCCACCAAGGTTGGTGGGGTCGAGAGGCTGACAGACACTAGCAAATACACCGGCAGCCACAAAGAGCGTTTTGATGGGAGTGGCAAAGGGAAGGGTCTTGCTGGCCGCCAGGATCTGACGGACAACAGTGGCTATGTTGGAGCCTACAAAGGAGCTGGCACATACGACCAGATGCACTAG